The following proteins are co-located in the Bosea sp. AS-1 genome:
- a CDS encoding Gp138 family membrane-puncturing spike protein — MDARERIADPEEMLRSAIEQQFANFWTSAPGRVVSYDATKQRASVQLTVKGFIKQEDGSQKAVDIPVLQDVPVQFPSGGGQTMTFPVKEGDEVLMHFTSRSPASWQQSGGDQVPTDSRMNNLSNGFAALGFKSDPKALSNVSTEATEVRSDDGNTKISLSGAGGVGITTDKSVGIAAANGVTMSGGTGNINFTGTLVVTGEIILNGIHLSTHKHTSVQTGSGTSGGPTD, encoded by the coding sequence ATGGACGCCAGAGAGAGGATTGCCGACCCGGAGGAGATGCTGCGCTCAGCCATTGAGCAGCAGTTTGCCAACTTCTGGACTTCAGCTCCCGGCCGAGTTGTGTCCTACGACGCCACCAAGCAACGGGCCTCGGTCCAGCTCACGGTCAAGGGCTTCATCAAGCAGGAAGACGGATCGCAGAAGGCGGTCGACATTCCGGTTCTGCAGGACGTGCCTGTCCAGTTCCCCTCGGGGGGCGGGCAGACGATGACCTTCCCGGTGAAGGAAGGCGACGAAGTGCTGATGCACTTCACATCCCGCTCACCGGCAAGCTGGCAACAGAGTGGCGGCGATCAAGTGCCGACCGACTCGCGGATGAACAACCTGTCGAACGGCTTTGCCGCGCTGGGGTTCAAATCCGACCCGAAGGCACTCTCCAACGTTTCGACCGAAGCCACCGAAGTCCGCTCGGACGATGGTAATACCAAGATCAGCCTTTCTGGGGCGGGCGGTGTCGGCATCACGACCGACAAGTCAGTTGGGATTGCCGCAGCGAACGGCGTGACGATGAGCGGCGGAACCGGAAACATCAACTTCACCGGGACGCTCGTTGTGACGGGCGAAATCATCCTGAACGGCATCCACCTGTCGACCCATAAGCATACCAGTGTGCAAACGGGCAGCGGGACCAGCGGCGGGCCTACAGACTAA
- a CDS encoding baseplate J/gp47 family protein yields the protein MALPVCTIDDNGIFKPDYSAVLSYLQDEFRGIYGQDIYIDPDSQDGQLLAIFAAAVDQANAMAVQVYNAFSPSSARGVGLSSVVKINGLKRLVASNSTVDLTLIGQAGTTITAGIAKDDAGNQWLLPASVTIPPGGSITVTATAKDAGGINALPGAVSTIGTPTRGWQSVTNANAASPGQPVELDATLRQRQTTSTALPSRTVFEGTIGAVASVTGVQRLRGYENDTNTTDGNGIPAHSISLVVQGGDATAIAQAIVDKKTPGTGTYGTTSVTITDEYGVARAIKFYRPTTATIKVNISLTAQAGYTAAIEASIKQSVIDFINGLDIGGTNGFVEWAEMFVPVNLSLSPDAKTYKVTALTIAKNAGSFGTSDLAIAFNEAPTADLTKVAITVS from the coding sequence ATGGCTCTTCCTGTCTGCACGATCGACGATAACGGCATCTTCAAGCCGGATTATTCGGCCGTGCTTTCCTACCTGCAGGACGAATTTCGCGGCATCTACGGCCAGGACATCTACATAGATCCCGACAGCCAGGACGGCCAGCTTCTCGCCATCTTCGCTGCCGCCGTCGATCAAGCGAACGCCATGGCGGTGCAGGTCTACAATGCCTTTTCGCCCTCTTCGGCGCGTGGCGTGGGGCTATCCTCTGTCGTCAAGATCAACGGTCTCAAGCGGCTTGTCGCATCGAATTCCACGGTTGACCTGACGCTCATCGGTCAAGCCGGAACCACCATCACCGCGGGCATTGCCAAAGACGACGCCGGCAATCAGTGGCTCCTCCCGGCCAGTGTGACGATCCCCCCTGGCGGGTCCATCACCGTCACCGCAACCGCCAAGGATGCTGGCGGGATCAATGCACTGCCGGGCGCTGTGTCGACGATCGGAACTCCGACGCGCGGCTGGCAGAGCGTGACGAACGCTAACGCGGCCAGTCCTGGGCAGCCGGTCGAGCTCGACGCCACGCTTCGCCAGCGGCAGACTACTTCGACCGCTCTGCCGTCCCGCACGGTATTTGAGGGCACTATTGGCGCCGTCGCGTCCGTGACCGGTGTGCAGCGCCTCAGGGGCTACGAGAACGACACCAACACGACCGACGGAAACGGCATCCCCGCCCATTCGATTTCCTTGGTGGTGCAGGGTGGCGATGCGACCGCGATCGCGCAGGCCATTGTGGACAAGAAGACGCCGGGAACTGGCACTTATGGCACGACCAGCGTCACCATCACTGATGAATACGGCGTTGCCCGCGCGATCAAGTTCTATCGACCGACGACCGCGACTATCAAAGTCAATATCTCGCTGACCGCGCAAGCTGGCTACACCGCGGCAATCGAGGCGAGCATCAAGCAGTCTGTCATCGACTTTATCAACGGCCTCGACATTGGCGGAACCAACGGCTTCGTGGAATGGGCTGAAATGTTCGTGCCGGTCAACCTGTCGCTCTCACCTGACGCCAAGACCTACAAAGTAACGGCTCTGACGATAGCGAAAAATGCCGGTTCGTTTGGAACGTCGGACCTCGCCATCGCCTTCAACGAGGCTCCGACGGCTGACCTGACCAAAGTCGCAATCACGGTGTCCTGA
- a CDS encoding DUF2612 domain-containing protein: protein MADTDTYLGLTTSFHRGKPKFAAMIKALVEPVVAQQAFVEHLPLDFDIDQAIGAQLDAVGEWVGRSRFVKVPIASAWFSWDTSLKGFDQGVWYQPQYDTPAGITRLDDETYRTLLRAKIAANGWDGTLPSAKQALEILFPNGDTNIIVIDNQDMTITFGVSGVIPSALFIALLSQGYLPLKPEGVQANYLITTVNGPLFGFDVQNSYISGWDSGAWGAPPSYFTS from the coding sequence ATGGCAGATACGGATACCTATCTTGGGCTCACAACCTCATTCCACCGCGGCAAGCCCAAGTTTGCTGCGATGATCAAAGCCTTAGTTGAGCCTGTCGTCGCACAGCAAGCCTTCGTTGAGCATCTGCCGCTCGACTTCGACATCGACCAAGCCATCGGTGCTCAACTCGACGCAGTTGGCGAATGGGTGGGGCGGTCCCGCTTCGTGAAGGTGCCGATTGCGAGCGCATGGTTCTCTTGGGACACCTCGCTCAAAGGCTTCGATCAGGGTGTCTGGTATCAGCCTCAATACGACACACCGGCCGGCATCACGCGCCTCGATGATGAAACCTACCGTACGTTGTTGCGGGCAAAGATCGCCGCGAATGGTTGGGATGGCACCCTACCGAGCGCAAAACAGGCGTTAGAAATCCTGTTTCCGAATGGCGACACCAATATCATCGTCATCGACAACCAAGACATGACGATCACCTTCGGCGTCTCTGGCGTGATCCCTTCGGCGCTTTTTATCGCGCTGCTTTCGCAAGGCTATCTGCCACTCAAACCAGAAGGTGTTCAGGCCAACTACCTGATCACAACCGTCAACGGCCCACTTTTCGGGTTCGACGTCCAGAATAGCTACATTTCCGGCTGGGACAGCGGCGCATGGGGCGCCCCTCCGAGCTACTTCACTTCCTGA
- a CDS encoding formyltransferase family protein, with amino-acid sequence MNGRIELVPAPSLDASEMMKVRERLTDPSAIVAGHDPDRVVLLADPSDDLAASMVQRFGRPLFVRSVEDLRLASGRVLLSYGTSVIVPADVLERFAGRAYNIHAASPDYPGRDPHHWATYDGVTRYGATMHVMTERVDEGAIVDVEWFDVPTGAKPSQLLAMANDAALRIMKRNAAKLRAGAALMPLPGVKWGGVKRSRKDFLEICRITPDIEPAELDRRFNAFDGERHANLWVEICGRRFVVDRR; translated from the coding sequence ATGAATGGAAGAATTGAGCTCGTGCCCGCGCCCTCGCTTGATGCGAGCGAGATGATGAAGGTGCGTGAGAGGCTTACTGACCCGTCGGCGATCGTCGCGGGTCACGACCCCGATCGCGTCGTGCTTCTTGCCGACCCGTCAGATGATCTCGCTGCGTCGATGGTCCAGCGGTTCGGGCGCCCGCTTTTTGTCAGAAGCGTCGAAGACCTCCGCCTAGCGTCAGGCCGGGTACTGCTTTCCTATGGAACGTCTGTCATCGTCCCGGCGGATGTGCTCGAACGCTTCGCCGGTCGGGCCTATAACATCCACGCCGCATCCCCAGACTACCCTGGACGCGACCCGCACCACTGGGCGACCTATGACGGCGTGACACGCTACGGTGCGACGATGCACGTCATGACGGAGCGCGTAGACGAAGGGGCGATCGTCGATGTGGAGTGGTTTGACGTACCCACTGGCGCCAAACCCTCTCAACTCCTTGCGATGGCCAACGACGCCGCGCTGCGGATCATGAAACGCAATGCGGCAAAGCTTCGGGCTGGCGCCGCACTGATGCCGTTGCCTGGGGTCAAATGGGGCGGCGTTAAGCGATCTCGCAAAGACTTCCTCGAGATATGCCGGATCACGCCAGACATTGAACCGGCAGAGCTCGACCGTCGGTTCAATGCCTTTGACGGTGAGCGCCACGCCAACCTTTGGGTTGAGATTTGCGGGCGAAGGTTTGTCGTCGATCGCCGCTAA
- a CDS encoding peptidoglycan-binding domain-containing protein gives MNEASVEAALRKLGYAPNGCPMRRMQVLKAFQTAHRLRVTGVADPKTIKALQAAMAAGQPAFRKEP, from the coding sequence ATGAACGAGGCCTCTGTCGAGGCCGCGCTGCGCAAGCTTGGCTATGCGCCTAATGGTTGCCCTATGCGCCGCATGCAGGTGCTCAAGGCATTCCAGACGGCGCATCGCCTGCGCGTTACCGGCGTGGCTGACCCCAAGACGATCAAGGCGCTCCAAGCCGCAATGGCGGCCGGGCAACCAGCATTCAGGAAAGAACCGTGA
- a CDS encoding lysozyme — MSRVKKSAQVAVLTAALIGGFEGLRQNAYPDPATKGYPWTVCYGETRTIDGKPIRPGMKFSVEECKAMLLARADEFGTAVERCVPSAKDMSPKRYVAHLSLAYNIGTGAYCKSSVARLQNAGQPRAACDAFMKWNRAAGVVFPGLTRRRAEERAMCLEGL; from the coding sequence ATGAGCCGCGTCAAGAAAAGCGCGCAGGTCGCTGTCCTGACTGCGGCGCTGATCGGCGGCTTCGAGGGACTTCGCCAGAATGCATACCCCGATCCCGCAACCAAGGGCTATCCGTGGACCGTCTGCTACGGCGAAACCAGAACAATCGACGGGAAACCGATCCGACCAGGCATGAAGTTTTCCGTCGAGGAGTGCAAGGCGATGCTTCTGGCCCGAGCCGATGAGTTCGGGACTGCAGTAGAGCGTTGCGTACCTTCGGCCAAGGACATGTCCCCGAAGCGCTACGTCGCGCATCTAAGCTTGGCCTACAACATCGGCACCGGGGCTTACTGCAAATCCAGCGTCGCTCGCCTGCAAAACGCCGGCCAGCCACGCGCTGCCTGCGATGCTTTCATGAAGTGGAACCGTGCGGCTGGCGTCGTGTTCCCAGGCCTCACGCGCCGTCGCGCCGAAGAGCGGGCCATGTGCCTGGAGGGCCTGTGA
- a CDS encoding serine protease: MRNLHIAGLLALAFLMAACSTAANTKQAGHTVKLVIDAGGHGSGVHIGNGFIVTAAHVASDQAKMTVKADDGSSREATVLWVNKKYDVALLRMNPAEKIGVARLSCREPRMNEKLHARGNPGNIEFVTTNGRMSGKVREVGPWASVFVFDATVAPGMSGGPVFDTDEHVVGITVGLMIVPLGFSPGLVPISYIVPASTVCMLMGRA; the protein is encoded by the coding sequence ATGCGGAACCTGCATATCGCGGGATTGCTGGCGCTCGCCTTCCTCATGGCAGCATGCAGCACTGCCGCCAACACCAAGCAGGCTGGTCATACCGTCAAGCTCGTCATCGACGCAGGCGGACATGGCTCCGGCGTTCACATCGGCAACGGCTTCATCGTTACCGCGGCGCATGTCGCGTCGGACCAGGCTAAGATGACGGTCAAGGCTGATGACGGCTCGTCCCGCGAAGCCACAGTGCTGTGGGTCAACAAGAAGTACGATGTCGCGCTTCTGCGTATGAACCCTGCAGAGAAGATCGGCGTTGCACGCCTGTCCTGTCGTGAGCCGCGCATGAACGAAAAGCTTCATGCTCGTGGAAACCCTGGCAACATCGAGTTCGTGACGACCAATGGGCGCATGAGTGGCAAAGTCCGCGAGGTCGGCCCCTGGGCCTCGGTCTTCGTATTCGACGCCACGGTAGCCCCGGGCATGAGCGGCGGTCCGGTCTTCGATACCGACGAACACGTTGTTGGTATCACCGTTGGACTGATGATTGTGCCGCTAGGCTTCAGCCCCGGACTCGTCCCGATCTCGTACATCGTGCCGGCTAGCACGGTGTGCATGCTCATGGGCCGCGCATGA
- a CDS encoding oxidoreductase, with protein MTPGVTDEVLAETLAAYEACERNQTKTALALGLSRGGLQSRLHQAAARGMMGTKPVLPGFEISKTTAVMDESGRIVREFIQQRPERSEGATVPEGHIVKGISTLTDGAGKIVAQWTKTALDTQAQIDAIQAAAQAFKDDLPRAKAIKAPKASHAELLNMFVVTDVHMGMLAWREESGADYDLGIAEKLLLDWFTAAIDLAPNAHTAVLAQLGDLLHHDGHESVTPTHRHVLDADSRLQKVIRVVIRTVRQIIRMLLEKHQHVHVVMADANHDPASGAWLRELFAAFYEDEPRVTVDSTASTYYVYEWGETSLFMHHGHRRNIGNVDSVFAGKWREIYGRTKYSYAHIGHLHSDELKSTNLMKVERHETLAAPDAYAANGGWLSGRSAKVITYSKRCGEVFRSTLSAEMVSGWVRDAA; from the coding sequence ATGACGCCGGGCGTGACTGACGAGGTCTTGGCTGAGACGCTTGCTGCTTATGAAGCATGCGAGCGCAATCAGACAAAGACGGCTTTGGCATTGGGTCTGTCTCGAGGCGGACTGCAGAGCCGGCTGCATCAGGCTGCAGCTCGTGGGATGATGGGCACGAAGCCAGTTCTGCCCGGCTTCGAAATATCCAAGACGACTGCGGTGATGGACGAGTCCGGCCGCATCGTACGCGAGTTCATACAGCAGCGCCCGGAGCGTAGCGAAGGTGCCACAGTACCCGAAGGGCACATCGTCAAGGGCATCTCAACCCTAACGGACGGCGCCGGCAAGATCGTGGCCCAGTGGACCAAGACCGCGCTGGACACTCAGGCGCAGATTGATGCCATCCAGGCTGCGGCGCAGGCGTTCAAGGACGATCTGCCCAGGGCAAAGGCGATCAAGGCGCCAAAGGCCAGCCACGCTGAACTGCTCAACATGTTCGTCGTCACCGACGTTCACATGGGCATGCTGGCCTGGCGCGAAGAATCTGGCGCTGACTACGATCTTGGCATTGCCGAAAAGCTCTTGCTCGACTGGTTTACCGCGGCAATCGATCTGGCCCCGAACGCCCACACTGCCGTCTTGGCGCAGCTTGGGGACCTATTGCACCACGACGGGCACGAGAGCGTCACCCCGACACATCGCCATGTTCTGGACGCAGACTCGCGACTACAAAAGGTCATCCGCGTCGTCATCCGTACGGTACGCCAGATCATTCGCATGCTGCTCGAGAAACACCAGCATGTTCATGTCGTGATGGCCGACGCAAACCACGACCCTGCATCTGGCGCGTGGCTTCGCGAGCTATTCGCGGCGTTCTACGAGGACGAGCCACGAGTGACAGTCGATAGCACGGCCAGCACCTATTACGTCTACGAGTGGGGTGAGACGTCTCTGTTTATGCACCACGGGCACCGTAGGAATATCGGCAATGTCGACTCCGTCTTCGCGGGCAAATGGCGCGAGATCTATGGCCGGACGAAATACAGCTATGCCCATATTGGGCATCTGCATTCGGACGAGCTCAAGTCCACGAACCTGATGAAGGTCGAGCGCCACGAGACTCTGGCCGCGCCGGATGCCTATGCCGCAAATGGTGGGTGGTTGTCTGGCCGATCGGCAAAGGTTATCACCTATTCGAAGCGCTGCGGAGAGGTGTTCCGGTCGACGCTTTCAGCCGAGATGGTTTCAGGCTGGGTGAGGGATGCTGCATGA
- a CDS encoding porin — translation MPRSMNAISAPVRSSAFRAGSTSSGAWAASSTPRRCARIRCAMAIGKRFALDDHGVSPVSPRPRLSAVALAISERGAVPLAALCVAMLTGPPAQAASKPPLFLRSCRISPPDPSPLFSLPAAPKPIAASDDDDAEDEDEEDDSPRGFVSPGSGTCIAVSGTVNAGIQRDDYKANALARATGQVPQNATSFPLTSTFRIETGQILSDGQYLASAFEFSADTTSEDGRAFTMSEASITLGAFVFGLAGSRFDFWAGDDFAFIGRIPSRTVGLIGYERQLTEQLSLSLSAEDVAVDRRTAVPVGNSYPDGVVRLVYEQDGLTLHGGIAVREVPSAGGSRRVGRAAILGATWERTLLDRPLTLTAQIAGAVNAAPYLGSRLDQRTTFSVLAGDLTTRGWNGVVAIGREWTDEWSSNAYISRYRLSVPNPTGLAGRIQIDRVAANLIWTPVEGLRLGLEGSLAWQKLDLAGNGRAASLSGRQSSAQLFIERTF, via the coding sequence ATGCCGAGATCTATGAACGCAATCTCGGCACCGGTTCGAAGCTCGGCATTCCGCGCGGGCTCAACCAGCTCTGGAGCATGGGCGGCGTCCTCTACGCCCCGCCGCTGCGCTAGAATCCGCTGCGCCATGGCCATCGGGAAACGCTTCGCGCTCGACGACCATGGCGTATCGCCGGTTTCGCCGCGGCCTCGGCTTTCCGCGGTAGCGCTCGCCATAAGCGAGCGCGGCGCTGTCCCGCTGGCCGCCCTATGTGTCGCCATGCTCACGGGCCCACCCGCGCAAGCCGCGAGCAAGCCTCCGCTCTTCCTGCGCAGCTGCAGGATCTCCCCTCCAGATCCGAGCCCGCTTTTTTCGCTTCCCGCCGCGCCCAAACCCATCGCCGCAAGCGATGACGATGACGCTGAGGACGAAGATGAGGAGGATGATAGCCCCCGCGGCTTCGTTTCGCCGGGCTCTGGCACCTGCATCGCAGTGTCCGGCACCGTTAATGCGGGAATCCAGCGCGACGACTACAAGGCGAATGCACTGGCACGGGCGACCGGGCAGGTGCCGCAAAACGCCACCAGCTTCCCGCTGACCTCGACCTTCCGGATCGAGACCGGGCAAATCCTCTCCGACGGCCAGTATCTCGCGAGTGCCTTCGAGTTTTCCGCTGACACGACCAGCGAGGATGGCCGCGCGTTCACGATGAGCGAGGCCAGTATCACGCTCGGGGCGTTCGTCTTCGGGCTGGCAGGTTCGCGTTTCGATTTCTGGGCCGGCGACGACTTCGCCTTCATCGGGCGGATTCCGAGCCGGACCGTTGGACTGATCGGCTATGAGCGGCAATTGACCGAGCAGCTCAGCTTGTCGCTTTCGGCCGAGGATGTCGCTGTCGACCGGCGCACCGCGGTCCCCGTCGGAAACAGCTACCCAGACGGTGTCGTGCGCCTCGTCTATGAACAGGATGGGCTGACGCTGCATGGCGGCATCGCCGTGCGGGAGGTGCCGAGCGCCGGCGGCTCACGCCGCGTCGGCCGAGCTGCGATTCTCGGGGCAACCTGGGAACGGACGCTGCTGGACCGACCGCTGACGCTGACGGCCCAGATTGCCGGCGCGGTGAACGCCGCTCCCTATCTCGGCTCGCGGCTCGACCAGCGTACCACCTTTTCAGTCCTTGCCGGCGACCTGACGACGCGCGGCTGGAACGGGGTCGTTGCGATCGGGCGCGAATGGACGGATGAATGGTCCAGCAACGCCTATATCAGCCGTTACCGGCTTTCGGTGCCGAACCCCACGGGGTTGGCGGGCCGGATCCAGATCGACCGCGTGGCAGCGAATCTGATCTGGACGCCGGTCGAGGGGTTGCGTCTCGGCCTCGAAGGGTCGCTTGCCTGGCAGAAGCTCGACCTCGCTGGGAACGGACGTGCGGCGAGCCTCTCCGGCCGGCAGAGCTCGGCACAGCTCTTCATCGAGCGAACCTTCTAG
- a CDS encoding amino acid ABC transporter substrate-binding protein: MSKASWIRRSGLGLAVLCGLAVHAHAGMLDTVKQRGTLQCGVSEGVVGFSEKDAQGNWRGFDVDFCRAVAAAVLGDASKVAFTPLSASQRFNALKGGEVDLLARNSTWTLGREAELGLAFAGITYHDGQGFLAKRSLKVDTALSLDKAKICVEAGTTTQLNLADFFKANSMTFEEKVYPSAAEAFAAFEGGQCDVLTRDQSALHGDRLRLAKPAEAIVLPDVISKEPLGPVVRSDDFPWFTVVKWVNFALVNAEELGISGANFDEALKSQKPDVRRFSGMEGGFGKALGLDADWAIRAVKAGGNYAEIYERNLGTGSKLGIPRGLNQLWSMGGVLYAPPLR, from the coding sequence ATGTCGAAGGCCTCATGGATTCGCCGCTCTGGCCTCGGCCTCGCCGTGCTTTGCGGCCTCGCCGTTCATGCCCACGCTGGAATGCTCGATACGGTGAAGCAGCGCGGCACCCTGCAATGCGGCGTCAGCGAAGGCGTGGTCGGCTTCTCGGAAAAGGATGCTCAGGGCAACTGGCGCGGCTTCGATGTCGATTTCTGCCGCGCCGTTGCGGCTGCCGTGCTGGGTGACGCGAGCAAGGTCGCATTCACGCCGCTCTCCGCGAGCCAGCGCTTCAACGCGCTGAAGGGTGGCGAGGTCGACCTGCTGGCTCGCAACTCGACCTGGACGCTCGGCCGCGAGGCCGAGCTGGGCCTGGCCTTCGCGGGCATCACCTATCATGACGGCCAAGGCTTCCTGGCGAAGCGCTCGCTCAAGGTCGATACCGCGCTCTCGCTCGACAAGGCCAAGATCTGCGTCGAGGCCGGCACCACCACCCAACTCAACCTCGCCGACTTCTTCAAGGCCAATTCCATGACCTTTGAGGAGAAGGTCTATCCGAGCGCGGCGGAAGCTTTTGCCGCCTTCGAGGGCGGGCAATGCGACGTGCTGACCCGCGACCAGTCGGCCCTGCACGGTGACCGGCTCAGGCTGGCCAAGCCGGCCGAAGCCATCGTGCTGCCGGATGTGATCTCGAAGGAACCACTGGGACCGGTGGTGCGCAGCGACGACTTTCCCTGGTTCACCGTGGTGAAATGGGTGAATTTTGCGCTGGTCAATGCCGAGGAACTCGGCATCTCCGGCGCCAATTTCGACGAGGCGCTCAAATCGCAGAAGCCGGACGTGCGCCGATTCAGCGGGATGGAGGGCGGTTTCGGCAAGGCGCTTGGCCTCGATGCCGATTGGGCGATCCGCGCCGTCAAGGCCGGTGGCAATTATGCCGAGATCTATGAACGCAATCTCGGCACCGGTTCGAAGCTCGGCATTCCGCGCGGGCTCAACCAGCTCTGGAGCATGGGCGGCGTCCTCTACGCCCCGCCGCTGCGCTAG
- a CDS encoding L,D-transpeptidase has translation MSIITRAALRGLVMSGFGLALLLTLSGAASAQPRPPAEIKETMDIGDEPGRVSTEEVSITEGPYARQMVLFRSNEAPGTVVIHSAERFLYVVQGNGRALRYGIGVGREGFTWSGQVKVSRKAEWPDWRPPPEMLQRQPYLPRFMAGGPGNPMGARALYLGSTVFRIHGTNQPETIGQAISSGCFRLANGDIADLYDRVPVGTKVIIRHKATL, from the coding sequence ATGAGCATCATCACCCGCGCCGCTCTGCGCGGCCTGGTCATGTCCGGTTTCGGCCTGGCGCTACTTCTCACCTTGTCGGGAGCCGCGTCCGCGCAGCCGCGACCGCCGGCGGAAATCAAGGAGACGATGGATATCGGCGACGAGCCGGGCCGCGTCTCGACCGAGGAAGTCAGCATCACCGAGGGGCCCTATGCTCGCCAGATGGTGCTGTTCCGCTCGAACGAGGCGCCGGGCACAGTGGTGATTCATTCGGCCGAGCGCTTCCTCTATGTGGTACAGGGCAACGGCCGCGCCCTGCGCTACGGCATCGGCGTCGGGCGCGAGGGCTTTACCTGGTCCGGCCAGGTCAAGGTCAGTCGCAAGGCGGAATGGCCTGACTGGCGCCCGCCGCCGGAGATGCTGCAACGCCAGCCCTATCTGCCGCGCTTCATGGCCGGCGGTCCGGGTAACCCGATGGGCGCGCGCGCGCTCTATCTAGGCTCGACCGTCTTCCGCATCCACGGCACGAACCAGCCGGAGACGATCGGCCAGGCGATCTCCTCCGGCTGCTTCCGCCTCGCCAATGGCGACATCGCCGACCTCTACGACCGTGTGCCGGTCGGCACCAAGGTCATCATCCGCCACAAGGCGACGCTGTGA